The genomic DNA ATGACGGCCGGGTCCGCGAGGACGCCGTGCGGCGGGCCCTCGGCGATCTTCTCGCCGAAGTTCAGGACGAGGATGCGGTCCGTCACCCCGGCGACCGCGTGGACGTGGTGCTCGATCATGAGAACGGTCACGCCCGCGTCGCGGATGCTCCGCACGAGGGACATCGCGGCGACGATCTCTGAGGGGTTGAGGCCGCCCATGACCTCGTCGAGGCAGAGGCAGGCGGGCTCGGCGGCCAGGGCGCGCGCGATCTCGAGGCGCTTGAGGTCGCCGATGGGGAGGGTGGCCGCGAGATCTCGCGCCCGCGAGGACAGGCCCGTGCGCTCGAGAACCTCGGCCGTGCGCCGCCGCGCGTCGCCCCCCCGGCGCCTTCCCGCGCCGAAGTGCGCGCCGATCGAGACG from Acidobacteriota bacterium includes the following:
- a CDS encoding ABC transporter ATP-binding protein; this encodes MPPETLLSVRGLTKRFGGLTALDDVSFDVAPGEIYGVIGPNGAGKTTLFSCLVGALAPTAGEIRFRGRRTDGLPNHAVVRRGLVRTHQIVRPFRDMTVEDNVSIGAHFGAGRRRGGDARRRTAEVLERTGLSSRARDLAATLPIGDLKRLEIARALAAEPACLCLDEVMGGLNPSEIVAAMSLVRSIRDAGVTVLMIEHHVHAVAGVTDRILVLNFGEKIAEGPPHGVLADPAVISAYIGDEEAAS